Genomic window (Gemmatimonadaceae bacterium):
CCGTGCGGCGCGCGGGCGCCTAACTGTCGGGCGGCAACCCTCCGTTCAGGGCAGCGGCTCGAGCTCGGCCGAGAGAAAGCGCGTCTGGCTGATGCCGCAGGCCGATGCGCCGACGACGACGCTGTCCTGTTCGAAGGTTTGATAACCGGAATGGGTGACGAACACGTCGTACGTTCCAGGACGGTTCTCCGCCGCGCTCAGCTGCTGAATCCCGTCGATGGACGTCGCTGAAGGCCGCAGCGAATCCGCATAGTCGCCATCGCGCACCACACCGGTCGCGGTCGTCGTGAGCGGCGGACCAACTGCAGCTTTCACCGTGACGGTGATCGCCGGTCGATGCGACAATGTGGAACAGTCGCCGTTCCCGCTCATGTCGTTGCTGTTGCAGGCGGCGAGCGCGGCGACGGTGCAGAGCACGACAATTTCGACAATCGAGGATCGCATCGTAATTCGCGTGATCTCCAACGTGCGCATGAGGCGCGGTCAAGGAGGGGCGCATCGCGTAGAAATGATGCGCATAACTTCCTAATGGTAGCGTCGGACGCTACGCGCAACAGCATTGTGCGGCATGCCGAGTTGCATCCGGGTTCGGGAGGAGATTAGTGTATGGCTATGCCCGCTTTGCTGCCGCGCTATACCGTCGATCACATCGACGAGCTGCCCGAATATCCGGGCGTGCGCTACGAGTTGTTGGACGGACTTCTCCTGGTGAGCCCGGCGCCAAGCAGCGTCCATGCGGTCATCACGTCGCGCCTGATCTCAGTGCTCTCGAACGGCATCTCCGAGGAGCATGCGTTCGTCGCGGCGCCGGGCGAGATCCGCCTCGAGCCCTTCACGAGCCTGGTTCCGGATGTGCTGGTCTATCCGGCCAAGTACGGGCTCGGCGCGCCGTGGAAAGATATCGGCGAATGGCTGCTCGCGGTCGAGGTGGTGAGTCCATCGTCCGCGGTGTACGATCGCGATTACAAGCGGCGCGCCTATTCGGCCCTCGGCGTCGGCGAATATTGGGTGGTCGATCCAATGCAGCGCACCATCGAGGTATCGCTCTCCGGTGACGCGCAGCCGCGGGTCGAGCGTCGCGCCGTTCGTTACCGCGCGCCTGGATCCGCGCGAGACCTGCAGATCGACGTGGCGCAGGTGTTCAGCGGCGTGCGCAGTCTCATTCGCATGTAGCGCGAATCCGCGAACACACGACATAGGAGGTCGGTCTCCCGACGCCTGGTCGCGCGCTCGCGCTTGACAGCCACACCTCTTAGCCGCCAAGCTTCGCTTCAGCGCGCGCTGGGGCGCCTCCTGTCCGCGGCAAGGGAGCTCTGCTCCCACCCATTCTGGTTCGGCTCTACGCAGCGAACCTTCTTCCGAGCCTGTACTCAGCGGACTTCGGGCGCGCACGTGGAGGAAGGCCGCGATGGACAGGAAGCTCACGCCCCAGAGCTCCCTCGGGACGCTCAAGAGGGAAGCGAAGCGGTGGCTGACGGCGCTTCGCTCGAATGACCCCGATGCACGTGCGCGCTTCGAGCGCGCGCATCCGTCGGCTCCGCCTAACGCAACGCTGCGCGACGTGCAGCTCGCTCTCGCTCGCGAATACGGTTTCGACGGCTGGACGGCGCTCACGGCCGCGTTATCCAGGCGCCGCGATCACCTGCACGCCCCCCGGGACGCGATCGTTCACTCGTTGCTCGAGTCGGCGCTGCGGGGCGATGCGGCACGTGTGCGCGAAGTGCTCGACGCACATCCCGACGTCGTCAACGAGCGCGCCGAGCTGCAGGGGCACACCGGCAAGCGCACCGCGCTGCACTTCGCGGTCAACAGCGGCAGCGTGGCGGTGGTGGATGTGCTGCTGGCGTACGGCGCGGATCCGAACATCCGCGATGACGGCGACAATGCGATGCCGCTGCACTTCGCGGCCGAGCGGCGGAGTCTCGGTATCGTGGAGCGGTTGATCGCGCACGGCGCCGATCCGATCGGCGCGGGCGACTACCACGACCTCGGCGTGATCGGGTGGGCCACGTGCTTCGGCGACCGGCGCCAGCTCGCGGTGGCCGAGTACCTGCTCGCGCACGGTTCGGAGCACACGATCTTCTCGGCGGTCGCGATGGGTGCGACCGGGGCGATCGGGCGTATCGTCGGCATTGCGTTAGGCGAGCGCGACCGCGTGATGGACACCGCCAACCGTCGCCGGCGCCCGCTGCACCTTGCCGTGATTCAGCGCCGGCCCGAGTCATTGGACGCGCTGCTCGAGCTCGGCGCCGACACCGAGGCTGAGGACGATGCCGGGCTCACGCCGTTGGATCAGGCCGCGTTGAGCGGAGAGACAGCGATGGCTGAGCGGCTGATCGCCGGCGGCGCGCGGCTGCGGCTTCCGGCGGCTCTGGCGCTCGATCGGCCGCGTGACGTCGAGCGACTGCTCGCACAGGAACCGGATGCGCTCAGACCGGGCAACAGGTGGGGCCGTCTCATCGTGCGGGCCGCGGAGTCGTCGTCGGCTGCAGTCATGGCGTCGCTCTTGAGCCACGGCGCATCCGTGCACGCGCGAGACGATGCGCGCACCGCCGTGGACAACACCCACGGCTACAC
Coding sequences:
- a CDS encoding Uma2 family endonuclease; this encodes MAMPALLPRYTVDHIDELPEYPGVRYELLDGLLLVSPAPSSVHAVITSRLISVLSNGISEEHAFVAAPGEIRLEPFTSLVPDVLVYPAKYGLGAPWKDIGEWLLAVEVVSPSSAVYDRDYKRRAYSALGVGEYWVVDPMQRTIEVSLSGDAQPRVERRAVRYRAPGSARDLQIDVAQVFSGVRSLIRM